A single Xylanimonas cellulosilytica DSM 15894 DNA region contains:
- the purL gene encoding phosphoribosylformylglycinamidine synthase subunit PurL, which translates to MSASAVRPTLDTVENAAATPDEVQPYAELGLKPDEYQRIRDILGRRPTAAELAMYSVMWSEHCSYKSSKVHLKKFGERVTEEMKRHLLVGIGENAGVVDIGDGWAVTFKVESHNHPSFVEPYQGAATGVGGIVRDIISMGARPVAVMDQLRFGDVSHPDTARVVHGVVSGVGGYGNSLGLPNIGGELVFDGSYQGNPLVNALCVGVLRHEDIHLANASGVGNKVILFGARTGGDGIGGASILASETFEDGVPAKRPSVQVGDPFMEKVLIECCLELYAAQVVEGIQDLGAAGISCATSELASNGEGGMHVFLDDVLLRDPSLNAGEILMSESQERMMAVVTPDRLDEFLAITKKWDVETSIVGEVNDSGRLTIDHHGQRIVDVDPRTVAHEGPTYHRPYARPSWQDALVADTTASLPRPTSAADLRATALRLLASPNLASKAWVTDQYDRFVQGNTALAQPDDGGVIRVDESTHLGVALATDANGRYAKLDPRTGAQLALAEAYRNVAVAGATPLAVTDCLNFGSPENPDSMWQLVEAIEGLADACQELTVPVTGGNVSLYNETGEPGLIDSAIHPTPVVGVLGVIDDVRTAVPSGWRAAGLSVVLLGATADELDGSAWADVEHQHLGGVPPRVDLAAEKALASVLVGARTAGLAVAAHDLSEGGLVQALLESSLRYGVGVQASVAPVVERDGVSAFAALFSETTARALVAVDPAREAELLAAASAAGVPALAIGTTGGDAVVLAAAEPVETITITLDEAREAHTGTLPKLFG; encoded by the coding sequence ATGTCCGCCTCCGCCGTCCGCCCGACTCTCGACACCGTCGAGAACGCCGCTGCCACCCCGGACGAGGTGCAGCCCTACGCGGAGCTCGGCCTCAAGCCCGACGAGTACCAGCGCATCCGCGACATCCTGGGCCGCCGCCCCACCGCGGCCGAGCTCGCGATGTACTCGGTCATGTGGTCGGAGCACTGCTCCTACAAGTCCTCCAAGGTGCACCTGAAGAAGTTCGGCGAGCGGGTCACCGAGGAGATGAAGCGGCACCTGCTGGTCGGCATCGGCGAGAACGCCGGCGTCGTCGACATCGGTGACGGCTGGGCCGTGACGTTCAAGGTGGAGTCGCACAACCACCCGTCGTTCGTGGAGCCGTACCAGGGTGCGGCCACCGGCGTCGGCGGCATCGTGCGCGACATCATCTCGATGGGCGCCCGCCCCGTGGCCGTGATGGACCAGCTCCGCTTCGGCGACGTCTCCCACCCGGACACGGCGCGCGTGGTGCACGGTGTGGTCTCCGGCGTCGGCGGCTACGGCAACTCGCTGGGCCTGCCGAACATCGGCGGCGAGCTCGTGTTCGACGGCTCCTACCAGGGCAACCCGCTGGTCAACGCGCTGTGCGTGGGCGTGCTGCGCCACGAGGACATCCACCTCGCCAACGCGTCGGGCGTGGGCAACAAGGTCATCCTGTTCGGCGCCCGCACGGGTGGTGACGGCATCGGCGGCGCCTCGATCCTCGCGTCCGAGACGTTCGAGGACGGCGTCCCCGCCAAGCGTCCGTCGGTGCAGGTGGGCGACCCCTTCATGGAGAAGGTGCTCATCGAGTGCTGCCTCGAGCTCTACGCCGCCCAGGTCGTGGAGGGCATCCAGGACCTCGGCGCCGCCGGCATCTCCTGCGCCACCTCCGAGCTCGCCTCGAACGGTGAGGGCGGCATGCACGTGTTCCTCGACGACGTGCTGCTGCGCGACCCGTCGCTCAACGCGGGCGAGATCCTCATGTCGGAGTCGCAGGAGCGCATGATGGCCGTCGTCACGCCGGACCGGCTCGACGAGTTCCTCGCGATCACCAAGAAGTGGGACGTCGAGACGTCGATCGTCGGCGAGGTCAACGACTCGGGCCGCCTGACGATCGACCACCACGGTCAGCGCATCGTCGACGTCGACCCGCGCACGGTCGCGCACGAAGGGCCGACGTACCACCGCCCCTACGCCCGGCCCTCCTGGCAGGACGCGCTCGTCGCCGACACGACGGCGTCCCTGCCGCGTCCGACGTCGGCGGCGGACCTGCGCGCGACGGCGCTGCGCCTGCTCGCCTCCCCGAACCTCGCCTCCAAGGCGTGGGTCACCGACCAGTACGACCGGTTCGTGCAGGGCAACACCGCCCTCGCGCAGCCCGACGACGGTGGCGTGATCCGGGTCGACGAGTCGACGCACCTCGGCGTCGCTCTGGCCACCGACGCCAACGGCCGCTACGCGAAGCTCGACCCCCGCACGGGCGCCCAGCTCGCGCTCGCCGAGGCGTACCGCAACGTGGCCGTCGCGGGTGCGACGCCGCTCGCCGTCACCGACTGCCTGAACTTCGGCTCGCCCGAGAACCCCGACTCGATGTGGCAGCTCGTCGAGGCGATCGAGGGCCTGGCGGACGCCTGCCAGGAACTCACCGTCCCGGTGACCGGCGGCAACGTCTCGCTCTACAACGAGACCGGCGAGCCCGGCCTGATCGACTCCGCCATCCACCCGACGCCCGTCGTCGGCGTGCTCGGCGTCATCGACGACGTGCGCACCGCCGTGCCGTCCGGCTGGCGTGCCGCCGGGCTGTCGGTGGTCCTGCTCGGCGCCACGGCCGACGAGCTCGACGGGTCCGCCTGGGCCGACGTCGAGCACCAGCACCTGGGCGGCGTGCCGCCGCGCGTCGACCTCGCGGCCGAGAAGGCGCTCGCCTCGGTGCTGGTCGGTGCCCGCACCGCCGGGCTCGCGGTCGCCGCGCACGACCTCTCCGAGGGCGGCCTGGTCCAGGCCCTGCTCGAGTCGTCGCTGCGCTACGGCGTGGGCGTTCAGGCGTCGGTCGCTCCCGTGGTCGAGCGGGACGGTGTCTCCGCGTTCGCCGCGCTGTTCTCCGAGACGACGGCGCGGGCGCTCGTCGCCGTCGACCCGGCCCGCGAGGCGGAGCTGCTCGCCGCGGCGTCGGCCGCCGGGGTGCCCGCCCTGGCGATCGGCACCACGGGCGGGGACGCGGTCGTCCTTGCGGCGGCCGAGCCTGTCGAGACCATCACCATCACGCTCGACGAGGCCCGCGAGGCACACACCGGGACGCTGCCGAAGCTCTTCGGCTGA